The Bacteroidota bacterium genome contains a region encoding:
- a CDS encoding T9SS type A sorting domain-containing protein, with translation MKSINIKILGIIALSLIFSSIFSQNKSASDSIFSDETIPKINVIIEQDSLDILLESGNLESNHEYPVTVFYESNLVNDTIENVGFRLRGNTSRFSQKKSFKLSFNTFISGRKFYGLEKMNLNGEHNDPSVIRSKLSWDIIEKFDLIGSRSNYVEFYINNIYKGLYLNVEHIDEKFVEKHFGNNAGNLYKCLWPATLEYLGSDPDLYKFTSGSRRAYDLKTNTATDDYSDLAEFIDILNNTPINDLPQQLENVFNVESYLKNLAIEIFIGQWDGYSYNKNNFYLYNDSTSGKFEFIHYDLDNTFGIDWMGIDWANRDIYNWGADWEARPLIDRILDVPEYLQQFSLYMKQLQNSIVAPNILFPKIDIIKDIITQYIAIDNFYPLDYGWDINDFSESFDYELSANHVTYGLKPYVSTRSNSISEQLVLPDDLIVINEIMASNSYTISDENGEFEDWIEIYNPGSQAVFLGDKFLSDNSKNPQKWQMPQIYIQPHSFLIFWADKDSVQGEMHTNFKLDKDGEQIGIYYQSGTKYLPLDFVVFENQLEDVSFGKFPNGTGPFYIMQNPTPEDTNIYVGTSINYELKNLSNIKVFPNPVSSELNVNIEFSEPFFIDLKIFNSLGEIVWRKSDSSKSLQKFLSLNTETFAGNKLCSGIYFIKIKGYISENSLVFYENIKFVLL, from the coding sequence ATGAAATCTATTAATATTAAAATACTTGGAATCATAGCTTTATCTTTGATTTTCTCTAGCATTTTTTCACAAAACAAATCTGCGTCCGATTCGATATTTTCCGATGAAACTATTCCAAAAATTAATGTGATTATAGAACAAGATTCGCTGGACATACTTCTCGAAAGTGGAAATCTTGAAAGCAATCATGAATATCCGGTTACTGTATTTTATGAAAGCAATTTAGTCAATGATACTATCGAAAATGTCGGTTTTCGTCTTAGGGGAAACACTTCACGCTTTTCGCAAAAAAAATCATTCAAATTGTCGTTTAACACATTTATTTCGGGAAGAAAATTTTATGGATTAGAGAAAATGAACCTGAACGGCGAACATAACGATCCATCGGTAATCAGGTCGAAACTGTCTTGGGATATTATAGAAAAATTCGATCTTATTGGTTCGCGTTCAAACTATGTTGAATTTTACATAAACAATATTTACAAAGGATTATACTTAAATGTTGAGCATATCGATGAAAAATTTGTAGAAAAACACTTCGGCAACAATGCTGGCAATTTATATAAATGTCTTTGGCCGGCTACACTCGAATATCTTGGCTCCGATCCTGATCTTTACAAATTCACAAGCGGTAGCCGACGAGCCTACGATTTAAAAACAAATACTGCAACTGACGATTATAGCGACCTTGCCGAATTTATTGACATTCTGAATAATACTCCAATAAACGATTTGCCGCAACAACTTGAAAATGTTTTTAATGTTGAAAGCTATTTGAAAAATCTTGCAATAGAAATTTTCATTGGCCAATGGGATGGATATTCATACAATAAAAACAATTTTTACCTATATAATGATTCTACAAGCGGAAAGTTTGAATTTATCCATTACGATTTAGACAATACTTTTGGAATAGACTGGATGGGAATTGATTGGGCAAACCGCGATATTTACAACTGGGGAGCCGATTGGGAAGCACGCCCATTGATTGATAGAATTTTAGATGTACCGGAATATTTGCAACAATTTTCATTGTATATGAAGCAGTTGCAAAATTCGATAGTAGCTCCAAATATTCTTTTTCCAAAGATTGACATTATTAAAGACATAATTACTCAGTATATTGCAATAGACAATTTTTATCCGCTTGATTATGGCTGGGATATAAACGATTTTAGTGAGTCTTTTGATTATGAATTATCTGCAAATCATGTTACTTATGGCTTAAAACCATACGTATCTACAAGGAGTAATTCTATTTCCGAGCAGTTAGTGTTACCTGACGATTTAATTGTGATAAATGAAATTATGGCTTCAAATTCTTATACAATTTCTGATGAAAATGGGGAATTCGAAGATTGGATAGAAATTTATAATCCTGGCAGTCAGGCAGTTTTTCTTGGCGACAAATTTTTATCAGACAATTCCAAAAATCCGCAAAAATGGCAAATGCCTCAAATTTATATTCAGCCGCACAGCTTCCTTATTTTTTGGGCAGACAAAGACAGTGTGCAAGGCGAAATGCACACAAATTTCAAATTGGATAAAGATGGCGAGCAAATTGGAATTTATTATCAATCAGGAACAAAATACCTCCCACTCGATTTTGTAGTTTTTGAAAATCAGCTTGAAGATGTTTCGTTTGGTAAATTTCCGAACGGCACTGGTCCATTTTACATAATGCAAAACCCAACTCCCGAAGACACAAATATTTATGTAGGAACTTCAATAAATTACGAACTTAAAAATTTATCGAATATTAAGGTTTTTCCAAATCCTGTTTCATCGGAACTTAATGTAAATATTGAATTTTCCGAACCATTTTTTATTGACTTAAAAATTTTCAACTCTCTTGGAGAAATTGTTTGGAGAAAATCTGATAGCTCTAAAAGTCTTCAAAAATTTCTATCATTGAATACTGAAACTTTTGCAGGAAATAAACTTTGCTCAGGAATTTACTTTATAAAAATCAAAGGCTATATTTCTGAAAATTCGCTTGTTTTTTACGAAAATATAAAATTTGTACTGCTTTAA